A window of Mustela lutreola isolate mMusLut2 chromosome X, mMusLut2.pri, whole genome shotgun sequence genomic DNA:
TTGGCGATCAATTCCGACCTCTTCTGAAAAAATGGTTGGCGGAGTTTGTTATATTTCTGTTCTACTTTCAAAATCTCCTCACTGGCTTGTTCATTAAGtctatttcattttgtacttCATCAATATGTTCAATTGcttcttgctgttctttttctcctctatGCAAGTGCTGGGATGTTGACGTCTGCCCTGGCTTGGGGGCAGGGGTCTGTCTCGGTTTGTTCATTTGAGGCGGGAGCGAAGACTGGCATTTGGGGGCCATGCTGTGAAACGTTCAAGTCAAACACAGAATAAAACCAGCAGGAAGAGACAGCATGAGGAACCAGAGAGCTTCTTCACCTGGTTTACTGACCATTCCTATGCAGGTGCAGATGAGTTAGGAGAAGTCATCAAAGATGATATTTGGCCAAATCCATTACAGTACTACTTGGTTCCCGATATGGATGacgaagaaggggaaggagaagaggatgatgatgatgatgatgaagaagaagaaggattgGAAGATATTGATGAAGAAGGAGATGAGG
This region includes:
- the LOC131820970 gene encoding protein SET-like, which produces VKRSSQTQNKTSRKRQHEEPESFFTWFTDHSYAGADELGEVIKDDIWPNPLQYYLVPDMDDEEGEGEEDDDDDDEEEEGLEDIDEEGDEDEGEEDEDDDEGEEGEEDEGEDD